The following are encoded in a window of Phycisphaerae bacterium genomic DNA:
- a CDS encoding NHL repeat-containing protein: MSQRKQLRKHGLLFSLLAALIVTAHGPGRASGEVITEIIDATGGAGEPLNEPQAIAVDGAGNVYVAALSQNVFKITRGGAITVIIDATGDGTNALDVPTAVAVDGDGNVFVAGRISDNVFKITPAGVITQIIDATGDGTNALDEPQGIAFDSAGNVYLAGSVSDNAFKITPAGARTQIIDATGAGGASALNDPVGIAADADGNAFVAGLSSNNAFKITPAGAITEIIDSTGDGAGHVLVSPLGVALDTTGNVYVTGSDSNNAFKITPAGVITQIIDATGDGAGQPLLDPAGIGADAAGNIFLAAENSDGVFKITPAGVITKIIGPDGDGAGNTLNDPYGLAVDPGGNAYVAGVLSDNAFRVSPDDDGDGKANDADNCPNAFNADQADGDGDGKGDACDNCPAVFNADQADANADGVGDACAPPPPPDAACGTCAPGAFPVAGLLVPAGLIGWRHRRRRIHARTGNSPI; the protein is encoded by the coding sequence CGCGACCGGCGGCGCGGGAGAGCCGCTCAACGAGCCCCAGGCCATCGCCGTGGACGGCGCGGGCAACGTGTACGTGGCGGCCTTAAGCCAAAACGTCTTCAAGATTACTAGAGGGGGGGCGATTACGGTGATCATCGACGCCACAGGTGACGGGACAAATGCTCTTGATGTTCCCACCGCCGTCGCCGTCGATGGCGACGGCAACGTCTTTGTTGCGGGGAGAATCAGCGACAACGTCTTCAAGATCACACCCGCCGGCGTTATCACCCAGATCATCGACGCGACCGGCGACGGCACGAATGCACTGGACGAGCCGCAGGGCATTGCCTTCGATAGCGCTGGCAATGTCTACCTAGCGGGTTCAGTAAGCGATAATGCGTTCAAAATCACGCCGGCCGGGGCCAGGACGCAGATCATAGACGCGACCGGCGCGGGCGGGGCCAGCGCTCTCAATGATCCCGTCGGTATTGCAGCAGATGCCGACGGCAACGCCTTTGTGGCGGGTCTCAGCAGCAACAACGCCTTCAAGATCACTCCTGCCGGGGCCATCACGGAGATCATTGACTCGACCGGTGATGGCGCCGGTCATGTGCTGGTCTCTCCTCTGGGTGTCGCTCTGGATACCACGGGAAACGTGTACGTCACGGGGAGTGATAGCAACAACGCGTTTAAGATCACGCCTGCCGGGGTCATCACCCAGATCATCGACGCGACCGGCGACGGCGCGGGCCAGCCGCTGCTTGATCCCGCCGGCATTGGCGCGGATGCCGCGGGCAACATCTTTCTGGCGGCAGAGAACAGTGACGGCGTCTTCAAGATCACTCCCGCAGGCGTGATCACCAAGATCATCGGGCCGGACGGCGACGGGGCGGGCAATACGCTCAACGATCCGTACGGTCTCGCCGTGGATCCCGGGGGCAACGCCTACGTGGCAGGCGTGCTCAGCGACAACGCGTTTCGGGTTTCGCCGGACGACGACGGCGACGGCAAAGCGAACGATGCCGACAACTGTCCAAACGCATTCAACGCCGACCAGGCCGATGGCGATGGCGACGGTAAAGGCGACGCGTGCGACAACTGCCCGGCAGTCTTCAATGCGGATCAGGCGGACGCAAACGCCGACGGCGTCGGCGACGCCTGCGCGCCGCCCCCGCCGCCCGACGCCGCCTGCGGAACCTGCGCGCCGGGGGCGTTCCCCGTCGCCGGATTGCTCGTACCGGCCGGCCTGATCGGTTGGCGACATCGCCGACGACGCATTCACGCCCGGACAGGCAATTCCCCAATTTGA
- a CDS encoding thrombospondin type 3 repeat-containing protein — protein sequence MIRSNGAVIALLVSSLQFLVSSRPATGFPIDQQAYVKASNTGAGDVFGLSVAVSGDTVVVGAAGESSMATGVDGEQDDDNAANSGTVYVFVRTGEVWSQQAYLKASNTDPNDFFGTSVAISGDTVVVGAPNEASIATGVNGDDTDNTLSNSGAAYVFTRSGTTWTQQAYLKASSVGPNALFGTAVTMSGDTVVVGAPGEDSNATGVNGNEGDNSAVNSGAAYVFTRSGTTWSQQAYVKASNTGAEDQFGLSVAITGDTLVVGAPSEDSSAMGVDGDGGDDNTSASGAAYIFTRSGTSWSQQAFVKASNTGANDQFGIAVAVSGDTVVVGADGEASNATGVNGNQANNSVSSSGAVYVFVRDTGGAWSQQAYVKASNTGGSDFFGRAVAVSADTLAVGAQFEDSNATGIDGNGSNNSASSSGAAYFFVRSGGVWSQQAYTKASNTGAGDRFGLSLAMSGDTLAVGAPNEASSAMGVNGNEADDTASNSGAAYFFTIDIDGDGIRDSQDNCPTVSNPDQADCDQDGVGDACSADPDNDGVPNACDNCPSIANPDQTDSDGDGIGDACDTCQTVANPGQEDADGDAIGDACDNCISVANPDQADADGDGKGDVCDNCPAAFNADQADGDGDGTGDACDNCPAVFNADQTDSDGDGIGDACAPPPPPDAACGTCAPGAFPVAGLVVPASLIGRRLRQRRVRTGVGKLH from the coding sequence ATGATCCGATCCAACGGTGCCGTCATCGCACTTCTCGTTTCCAGTCTCCAGTTTCTGGTTTCCAGCAGGCCCGCTACCGGGTTCCCCATCGATCAGCAAGCCTACGTCAAGGCCTCGAACACCGGCGCAGGTGACGTCTTTGGCCTCTCGGTGGCCGTGTCGGGCGACACGGTCGTGGTCGGCGCCGCTGGCGAGTCCAGCATGGCCACGGGCGTGGACGGCGAACAGGACGACGACAATGCTGCGAACTCCGGCACTGTCTATGTCTTTGTCCGCACCGGCGAGGTCTGGAGCCAGCAGGCCTACCTCAAGGCCTCGAACACGGACCCGAACGACTTTTTCGGCACCTCGGTGGCCATATCAGGCGACACGGTGGTGGTAGGGGCTCCGAACGAGGCGAGCATCGCCACGGGAGTGAATGGCGACGACACCGACAACACCCTGTCCAACTCCGGCGCTGCTTATGTCTTTACGCGCAGCGGGACGACCTGGACTCAGCAGGCCTACCTCAAGGCTTCCAGCGTCGGGCCGAACGCCCTCTTTGGCACGGCGGTGACGATGTCGGGCGACACGGTGGTGGTCGGCGCCCCCGGCGAAGACAGCAACGCGACGGGCGTGAACGGCAATGAGGGCGACAATAGCGCTGTGAACTCCGGCGCGGCGTACGTCTTTACGCGCAGCGGGACCACCTGGAGCCAGCAGGCCTACGTCAAGGCTTCCAACACCGGGGCCGAAGACCAATTCGGCTTGTCGGTGGCCATTACAGGCGACACGCTGGTGGTTGGCGCCCCAAGCGAGGACAGCAGCGCCATGGGTGTGGACGGCGACGGGGGCGACGACAACACTTCCGCCTCCGGCGCTGCCTATATCTTTACGCGCAGCGGAACGTCCTGGAGCCAACAAGCCTTTGTCAAGGCCTCCAACACCGGGGCCAATGACCAATTCGGCATCGCGGTGGCGGTGTCGGGCGACACGGTCGTGGTCGGGGCGGACGGCGAGGCCAGCAACGCAACGGGCGTCAACGGCAATCAGGCCAACAACAGCGTTTCAAGCTCCGGCGCTGTCTATGTCTTCGTACGTGACACCGGTGGCGCATGGAGTCAGCAGGCTTACGTGAAGGCGTCGAACACCGGAGGCAGTGACTTTTTTGGCCGCGCGGTGGCGGTGTCGGCCGACACGTTGGCGGTCGGCGCTCAATTCGAGGACAGCAATGCCACAGGCATCGACGGCAACGGGTCCAACAACAGCGCTTCGAGCTCCGGCGCCGCCTATTTTTTCGTGCGGTCCGGCGGTGTCTGGAGCCAGCAGGCGTACACGAAGGCCTCGAACACAGGGGCCGGTGACCGGTTCGGCCTCTCGTTGGCCATGTCGGGCGACACGTTGGCGGTCGGCGCCCCAAACGAGGCCAGTAGCGCCATGGGAGTCAATGGCAACGAGGCCGACGACACCGCCTCCAACTCCGGCGCGGCGTACTTCTTCACGATCGACATCGACGGCGACGGCATCCGTGACTCGCAAGACAACTGTCCGACTGTTTCCAATCCTGATCAGGCCGATTGCGACCAGGACGGTGTCGGCGATGCGTGCTCGGCCGATCCGGACAACGACGGCGTTCCGAACGCATGCGACAACTGTCCTTCCATAGCCAATCCGGATCAAACGGATTCTGACGGAGATGGTATCGGCGATGCCTGCGATACCTGCCAGACCGTCGCCAACCCGGGACAGGAAGATGCGGACGGCGACGCGATCGGCGACGCCTGCGATAACTGTATCTCCGTCGCCAATCCGGATCAGGCCGACGCCGACGGGGATGGCAAAGGAGACGTCTGTGACAATTGTCCGGCGGCGTTCAATGCCGACCAGGCCGATGGTGACGGCGACGGCACAGGCGACGCCTGCGACAACTGCCCAGCTGTCTTCAATGCGGATCAAACCGATTCGGACGGGGACGGCATCGGCGACGCCTGCGCGCCACCGCCTCCTCCCGACGCCGCCTGCGGTACTTGCGCGCCGGGAGCGTTCCCCGTCGCCGGACTGGTCGTTCCTGCCAGCCTGATCGGCCGTCGGTTGCGACAACGGCGTGTTCGCACCGGTGTCGGCAAACTACATTAA